A DNA window from Micromonospora sp. NBC_01739 contains the following coding sequences:
- a CDS encoding cellulose binding domain-containing protein encodes MLRRPLRNAAAGFAAVLLAITAWSAPSTPPADPLQSASPVAASAPLASAPLASAALADPVRIMPLGDSITGSPGCWRALLWNRLQSAGHSAIDFVGTLGPQGCGQPYDGDNEGHGGYLATNVANQNLLPGWLSATRPDIVLMHFGTNDVWSNIAPTTILAAYSRLVDQMRASNPAMRILVAKIIPMAPSSCPECGQRTVALNNAIDGWAAGKTTSQSPIVVVDQWTGFNTATDTYDGVHPNAAGDQKMSDRWYPALVSALTGIPTPTPTPTPTPTPTPTVTATPTPPPPGGCVAGYRLAGSWQGGFQAEVTVRNDGATALAGWVVRLDFADGQRVTQAWSAEVTQTGSVVTARNAGWNGTLAPGAQTTFGFLASAGGTNTAPTAHCSRS; translated from the coding sequence ATGCTCCGTAGGCCTCTGCGCAACGCTGCCGCCGGGTTCGCGGCCGTCCTCCTGGCGATCACCGCCTGGTCCGCGCCATCGACCCCACCAGCCGACCCCCTCCAGTCCGCCTCCCCGGTCGCCGCCTCGGCGCCCCTCGCCTCGGCGCCCCTCGCCTCGGCGGCGCTTGCCGATCCGGTACGCATCATGCCGCTCGGCGACTCGATCACCGGTTCACCGGGCTGTTGGCGGGCACTGCTCTGGAACCGCCTCCAGTCCGCCGGGCACTCCGCCATCGACTTCGTCGGCACCCTCGGCCCGCAGGGCTGCGGCCAGCCCTACGACGGGGACAACGAGGGCCACGGCGGCTACCTGGCCACCAATGTGGCCAACCAGAACCTGCTCCCGGGCTGGCTGTCGGCCACCCGGCCGGACATCGTGCTGATGCACTTCGGCACCAACGACGTGTGGAGCAACATCGCCCCGACCACCATCCTGGCCGCCTACAGCAGGCTGGTGGACCAGATGCGGGCCAGCAACCCCGCCATGCGCATCCTGGTAGCGAAGATCATTCCGATGGCCCCGAGCAGTTGCCCGGAGTGCGGGCAGCGGACCGTGGCCCTGAACAACGCCATCGACGGTTGGGCGGCGGGCAAGACCACCAGCCAGTCGCCGATCGTCGTGGTGGACCAGTGGACCGGCTTCAACACCGCCACGGACACCTACGACGGGGTGCACCCCAACGCCGCCGGCGACCAGAAGATGTCCGACCGCTGGTACCCCGCCCTGGTGTCCGCCCTGACCGGCATCCCGACCCCCACCCCGACGCCCACTCCCACTCCCACTCCCACTCCCACGGTCACCGCGACCCCGACCCCGCCGCCGCCGGGAGGTTGCGTGGCCGGCTACCGGCTGGCCGGTAGCTGGCAGGGCGGGTTCCAGGCGGAGGTGACCGTACGCAACGACGGTGCGACCGCACTCGCCGGCTGGGTGGTACGACTCGACTTCGCCGACGGGCAGCGGGTCACCCAGGCCTGGAGCGCCGAGGTGACCCAGACCGGCTCGGTGGTCACCGCCCGAAACGCCGGCTGGAACGGCACCCTGGCGCCCGGCGCCCAGACCACCTTCGGGTTCCTGGCCTCCGCCGGCGGCACCAACACCGCGCCGACGGCACACTGTTCCCGCTCGTGA
- the arfB gene encoding alternative ribosome rescue aminoacyl-tRNA hydrolase ArfB gives MDGGLRVTDRWVVPAAELRERFSRSSGPGGQGVNTTDSRVELSFDLAASPSLPESLRVRALDRLAGRLVDGVLTIAASEHRAQLANREAARERLAALLREAVAPPPAPRRPTKPSRGAKERRLADKKRRSQRKRDRRVDGD, from the coding sequence GTGGACGGCGGACTGCGGGTTACCGATCGGTGGGTCGTGCCCGCTGCCGAGCTGCGGGAGCGGTTCTCCCGTTCCTCCGGGCCGGGCGGGCAGGGGGTCAACACCACGGACTCCCGGGTGGAGCTGAGCTTCGACCTGGCCGCCTCACCCAGCCTGCCGGAGTCGCTGCGGGTGCGGGCGCTGGACCGACTCGCCGGACGGCTGGTCGACGGGGTGCTGACCATCGCCGCCAGCGAACACCGGGCCCAGTTGGCCAACCGGGAGGCGGCCCGGGAGCGGTTGGCCGCCCTGCTGCGCGAGGCGGTCGCCCCGCCACCGGCGCCGCGTCGGCCCACCAAGCCCTCCCGCGGGGCCAAGGAGCGGCGGCTGGCCGACAAGAAGCGCCGTTCCCAGCGCAAGCGCGACCGTCGGGTGGACGGCGACTAG
- a CDS encoding S1C family serine protease, whose product MAVQTGLGEPRGPWFVSPELDPHGRDGTGQTARMRDEAGWGWRRRLLGGLAVLALSTGSGAVAGGWVASRGIPEPAAASAAPVPAELVTAAEKTVPGVVSVLVGGATGSGFAVDSEQHIITNDHILAKGRGGPVTVELPDGRRFGAQVVGREPGSDLAVLKVPGSAGLASLPLAKPGSTRVGEPVLAVGSPLGLSGTVTAGIVSALDRQVRLGDNRHRAVQTDASINPGNSGGPLVNARGEVVGVNTAIATIDGNGSIGIGFAIPIEQVQQTADTIIGKGG is encoded by the coding sequence ATGGCAGTGCAGACCGGACTGGGTGAGCCCCGTGGGCCCTGGTTCGTCTCGCCGGAGCTCGACCCGCACGGTCGGGACGGGACGGGGCAGACTGCCCGGATGCGCGACGAGGCGGGGTGGGGTTGGCGTCGTCGACTGCTGGGCGGGCTGGCGGTGCTGGCCCTGTCGACCGGCTCGGGGGCGGTGGCCGGTGGCTGGGTGGCCAGTCGGGGGATTCCCGAACCGGCGGCGGCCTCGGCCGCGCCGGTGCCCGCCGAGCTGGTGACCGCCGCCGAGAAGACCGTGCCCGGGGTGGTCTCCGTGCTGGTGGGTGGGGCCACCGGGTCCGGCTTCGCGGTCGACTCCGAGCAGCACATCATCACCAACGACCACATCCTGGCCAAGGGCCGGGGTGGCCCGGTGACGGTGGAGTTGCCCGACGGCCGCCGGTTCGGCGCCCAGGTGGTCGGCCGGGAACCCGGCAGCGATCTGGCGGTGTTGAAGGTGCCGGGGTCCGCCGGGCTGGCCTCGCTGCCACTGGCCAAGCCGGGCTCGACCCGGGTGGGGGAACCGGTGCTGGCGGTCGGGTCCCCGCTGGGGCTGTCCGGCACGGTCACCGCCGGCATCGTCAGCGCCCTGGACCGGCAGGTGCGCCTCGGGGACAACCGGCACCGGGCGGTGCAGACCGACGCCTCGATCAACCCGGGCAACTCCGGCGGACCGTTGGTCAACGCCCGGGGGGAGGTGGTCGGGGTGAACACCGCGATCGCCACCATCGACGGTAACGGCTCGATCGGCATCGGCTTCGCCATCCCCATCGAGCAGGTGCAGCAGACCGCGGACACGATCATCGGCAAGGGCGGCTGA
- a CDS encoding VWA domain-containing protein — translation MIWESPIRLWLLLGVAALALAYLVAQRRRSRYAVRFTNLRLLDRVAPQRPTWRRHLPAGLFLAMLALLVVGFARPTAEVRVPRERATVMVAVDVSTSMLATDVDPDRLSAAKSAAREFVDGLPREFNVGLVAFAGSAAVLVPPGTDREALDEGIQRLAEGITGVQGTAIGEAISTSLGAVRALDEQATTEPPPARIIVLSDGANTSGMDPMEAAAEAVAVEVPVHTISFGTPGGFVDRGGRPIQVPVDGETLQAVAEQTGGAFHQADTSDELRAVYDDIGSSVGWRKERQDISARFIGLGLVFAMGAAFGSMRWFSRLP, via the coding sequence ATGATCTGGGAGTCACCCATCCGGCTCTGGTTGCTGCTCGGGGTGGCCGCGCTGGCGCTGGCCTACCTGGTGGCGCAGCGCCGCCGCAGCCGGTACGCCGTCCGGTTCACCAACCTGCGTCTGCTGGACCGGGTGGCCCCCCAGCGCCCGACCTGGCGTCGGCACCTGCCGGCCGGTCTCTTCCTGGCCATGCTGGCGTTGCTGGTGGTCGGCTTCGCCCGGCCGACGGCGGAGGTTCGGGTGCCCCGGGAACGGGCCACCGTGATGGTCGCGGTGGACGTCTCCACCTCGATGCTCGCCACCGATGTGGACCCGGATCGGCTCAGCGCCGCCAAGAGCGCCGCCCGGGAGTTCGTCGACGGACTGCCCAGGGAGTTCAACGTCGGGCTGGTGGCCTTCGCCGGCAGCGCCGCCGTGCTGGTGCCGCCGGGCACCGACCGGGAGGCGTTGGACGAGGGGATCCAACGCCTGGCGGAGGGGATCACCGGGGTGCAGGGCACCGCCATCGGCGAGGCGATCAGCACCTCCCTGGGCGCGGTCCGGGCCCTGGACGAACAGGCCACCACCGAACCGCCCCCGGCCCGGATCATCGTGCTCTCCGACGGGGCCAACACCTCCGGCATGGATCCGATGGAGGCCGCCGCGGAGGCGGTGGCCGTGGAGGTGCCGGTGCACACGATCTCCTTCGGTACCCCGGGCGGCTTCGTGGATCGGGGCGGGCGACCCATCCAGGTGCCGGTGGACGGGGAGACCCTGCAGGCCGTGGCCGAGCAGACCGGCGGGGCCTTCCACCAGGCCGACACCAGCGACGAGTTGCGTGCCGTCTACGACGACATCGGCAGTTCGGTGGGGTGGCGCAAGGAGCGGCAGGACATCTCGGCCCGGTTCATCGGGCTCGGCCTGGTGTTCGCGATGGGGGCGGCGTTCGGCTCCATGCGCTGGTTCTCCCGCCTGCCCTGA
- a CDS encoding DUF58 domain-containing protein, with the protein MPADPVLTELTPDQRLRRLELTVTRRLDGLLHGEHRGLLPGPGSEPAGSREYRPGEDEVRRMDWAVTARTTVPHVREVDADRELTTWLLVDASPSMEYGTAELDKRELAVAAVAAIGFLTAGSGNRLGAQVLTPYGLHRVPARGGRSHLVGLMRGLLAAPRQGVNPPARPPGEEVDLAAGLAAVHRTANRRGLVVVISDFLDGLPDDPRSPADWERPLRRLGVRHQVLAVEVVDPRELELPDVGLITLTDPETGARREVWTGDPGLRKRYAAAAAAQRDQLRQALRRAGAAHLALRTDRDWATDIVRHVHAQRRLALAPAAPRRGGVA; encoded by the coding sequence GTGCCGGCGGACCCGGTGCTCACCGAGCTGACCCCCGACCAGCGGCTGCGCCGGCTGGAACTGACCGTCACCCGGCGCCTGGACGGTCTGTTGCACGGCGAGCATCGGGGTCTGCTGCCCGGACCGGGCAGCGAACCCGCCGGCAGCCGCGAGTACCGGCCCGGCGAGGACGAGGTACGCCGGATGGACTGGGCGGTCACGGCCCGGACCACCGTGCCGCACGTCCGGGAGGTCGACGCCGACCGGGAACTGACCACCTGGCTGCTGGTCGACGCCAGCCCCAGCATGGAGTACGGCACCGCAGAACTGGACAAGCGGGAACTGGCCGTGGCGGCGGTGGCCGCCATCGGCTTCCTCACCGCCGGCAGCGGCAACCGCCTGGGGGCGCAGGTGCTCACCCCGTACGGGCTGCATCGGGTGCCCGCGCGGGGTGGACGCAGCCATCTGGTCGGCCTGATGCGCGGCCTGCTGGCCGCCCCCCGGCAGGGGGTCAACCCGCCGGCCCGCCCGCCCGGCGAGGAGGTCGACCTGGCCGCCGGGCTGGCCGCGGTGCACCGGACGGCCAACCGGCGGGGTCTGGTGGTGGTGATCTCGGACTTCCTGGACGGCTTGCCGGACGACCCACGGTCACCGGCCGACTGGGAACGCCCGCTGCGCCGGTTGGGCGTGCGGCATCAGGTGCTGGCGGTGGAGGTGGTCGATCCGCGCGAACTGGAACTGCCGGACGTCGGACTGATCACCCTCACCGATCCGGAGACCGGCGCACGCCGCGAGGTCTGGACCGGCGACCCCGGCCTGCGGAAGCGGTACGCGGCCGCCGCCGCGGCCCAGCGGGACCAACTCCGCCAGGCCCTGCGCCGGGCCGGGGCGGCCCACCTGGCGTTGCGTACCGACCGGGACTGGGCCACCGACATCGTGCGGCATGTGCACGCCCAGCGTCGGTTGGCCCTGGCACCGGCCGCGCCGAGGCGGGGAGGTGTCGCATGA
- a CDS encoding AAA family ATPase, protein MTDISDTLSSLPTPADQDATAAELHQTLNEVRRVIVGQDQLVERLLTALLADGHCLLEGVPGVAKTLAAQTLATVVGGTFSRIQFTPDLVPSDIVGTRIYRASKESFDVELGPIMANLVLADEINRAPAKVQSALLEAMAERQVSIGGRSYPVPEPFLVLATQNPIESEGVYQLPEAQRDRFLMKIVVDYPDDADELAILYRMSAERPRAHRVLRPDRLREFQLHARQVFVHHAIAEYVVRLILATRDPARYGMPDLAPLLAYGASPRATLGMVAAARAQALLRGREYVLPEDVRELAVDVLAHRLVLSFDAVADGVSAESVVRRLVEVVPLPRVVNGQPEYAADLAAA, encoded by the coding sequence GTGACGGACATCTCGGACACCCTGTCCAGCCTGCCCACCCCGGCCGATCAGGACGCGACCGCGGCCGAGCTGCACCAGACCCTCAACGAGGTCAGACGGGTGATCGTCGGGCAGGATCAGCTCGTCGAACGCCTGCTCACCGCCCTGCTGGCGGACGGGCACTGCCTGTTGGAAGGCGTACCAGGGGTGGCCAAGACCCTGGCCGCACAGACCCTGGCCACAGTGGTCGGTGGCACCTTCTCCCGGATCCAGTTCACCCCCGACCTGGTGCCCTCGGACATCGTCGGCACCCGCATCTACCGGGCCTCCAAGGAGAGCTTCGACGTCGAACTGGGCCCGATCATGGCCAACCTGGTGCTGGCCGACGAGATCAACCGGGCTCCGGCGAAGGTGCAGTCCGCCCTGCTGGAGGCGATGGCCGAGCGGCAGGTCTCGATCGGTGGGCGCAGCTACCCGGTGCCGGAGCCCTTCCTGGTCCTGGCCACCCAGAACCCGATCGAGTCCGAGGGGGTCTACCAGTTGCCGGAGGCCCAACGGGACCGCTTCCTCATGAAGATCGTCGTCGACTATCCGGACGACGCCGACGAACTGGCGATCCTCTACCGGATGAGCGCCGAGCGCCCCCGGGCCCACCGGGTGCTGCGACCGGACCGGCTGCGGGAGTTCCAGCTCCACGCCCGGCAGGTCTTCGTCCACCACGCCATCGCCGAGTACGTCGTCCGACTCATCCTGGCCACCCGTGACCCGGCCCGGTACGGGATGCCGGACCTGGCCCCCCTGCTCGCGTACGGTGCCAGTCCTCGCGCCACCCTGGGGATGGTCGCCGCCGCCCGGGCCCAGGCCCTGCTGCGCGGCCGGGAGTACGTGCTGCCGGAGGACGTCCGGGAACTCGCCGTGGACGTGCTGGCCCACCGGCTGGTGCTCTCCTTCGACGCGGTCGCCGACGGGGTGAGCGCCGAATCGGTGGTACGCCGACTGGTCGAGGTGGTGCCGCTGCCCCGGGTGGTCAACGGCCAACCGGAGTACGCCGCCGATCTGGCGGCCGCGTGA
- a CDS encoding endonuclease/exonuclease/phosphatase family protein, with protein MQIVTARLPRLGTAICWLAVVPGLGWVLARLLGLDRGPLVQLLAFTPYAALGSLVPLLLALALRRRWPAVVAALTTVALVAVVVPRALPSPQPQVNGPTVRLLTANLLAGAADPATVVELVRTERVDVLVVQEFTPSAQVELDRLGLDRLLPYRHLNPVVGTPGSGLYARHPIRDAGLRTLRGGWGFTQAYATVAVPGAQEVRVESAHPSAPYALDQTGFWRDDLAAQPAATPEGALSILAGDFNATLDHGPLRALLDTGYVDAAAAVGAGLTGTWGPYDGSLIPPVTIDHVLVDRRIAVHDATVRPLPGSDHRMVLAELRLPAADTG; from the coding sequence GTGCAGATCGTCACCGCGAGACTCCCCCGGCTCGGCACCGCGATCTGCTGGCTGGCCGTCGTACCGGGCCTCGGCTGGGTACTGGCCCGACTGCTGGGCCTGGACCGCGGGCCCCTGGTGCAGTTGCTGGCGTTCACCCCGTACGCGGCGCTCGGCAGCCTGGTGCCGCTGCTGCTCGCGCTCGCCCTACGGCGCCGCTGGCCGGCCGTGGTCGCGGCGCTGACCACGGTGGCCCTGGTCGCCGTGGTGGTGCCCCGGGCCCTGCCCTCGCCCCAACCGCAGGTGAACGGGCCGACGGTACGGCTGCTCACCGCCAACCTGCTGGCCGGTGCCGCCGACCCGGCGACGGTGGTCGAACTGGTCCGCACCGAGCGGGTCGACGTGCTCGTGGTGCAGGAGTTCACCCCCTCGGCCCAGGTCGAACTGGATCGGCTGGGCCTGGACCGGCTGCTGCCGTACCGCCACCTCAACCCGGTGGTCGGCACCCCGGGCTCGGGCCTGTACGCCCGCCACCCGATCCGCGACGCCGGCCTCCGGACCCTGCGCGGTGGCTGGGGCTTCACCCAGGCGTACGCGACCGTGGCCGTACCGGGCGCCCAGGAGGTACGCGTCGAGTCCGCCCACCCCTCCGCGCCGTACGCCCTGGATCAGACGGGCTTCTGGCGCGACGACCTGGCGGCCCAGCCGGCGGCCACCCCGGAGGGGGCGCTGAGCATCCTCGCCGGAGACTTCAACGCCACCCTCGACCACGGGCCGCTGCGGGCCCTGCTGGATACCGGCTATGTCGACGCCGCCGCGGCGGTCGGCGCCGGGCTCACCGGCACCTGGGGCCCGTACGACGGCAGCCTGATCCCCCCGGTAACGATCGACCACGTGCTCGTCGACCGTCGCATCGCGGTACACGATGCGACCGTCCGGCCACTGCCGGGCAGTGACCACCGCATGGTGCTGGCCGAACTGCGCCTGCCCGCAGCCGACACCGGCTGA
- the cimA gene encoding citramalate synthase, which translates to MTFQVYDTTLRDGAQREGVSYSVVDKLAVARLLDEFGVGFIEGGWPGAVPKDTEFFRRARTELELRHAVLVAFGATRRAGAVAADDPQVRGLLEAQTPAIALVAKADLRHVERALRTTAKENLAMIHDTVTHLVAEGRRVFVDGEHFYDGYRHDPAYTASVVETALAAGAERFVLCDTNGGMLPSQVTAAITDLTDRIGVAPELLGMHAQNDTACAVANTIAAVEAGVRHVQGTANGYGERPGNADIFAVVANLQLKLGLPVLPEGCLEQMVRVSHAIAEIANIAPDTHQAYAGAAAFAHKAGLHASAIKVDPLLYNHIEPEVVGNDMRILVTEMAGRASIELKSRELGLDLAGHPEALSRVTNRVKELEAGGWSFEAADASFELLVRSELPGAAAVQPFNLESYRVLVEHREDGAVVSEATVKIRVGGERVIATAEGNGPVNALDEALRVGLGRHYPQLRDFELADYKVRILEGSHGTGAVTRVLVETANGRGGGWTTVGVHPNVVEASWHALVDALTYGLGRG; encoded by the coding sequence ATGACGTTCCAGGTCTACGACACCACCCTCCGCGACGGTGCCCAGCGCGAGGGGGTCAGCTACTCCGTGGTCGACAAGCTCGCGGTGGCTCGACTGCTCGACGAGTTCGGCGTCGGGTTCATCGAGGGTGGCTGGCCGGGAGCGGTGCCCAAGGACACCGAGTTCTTCCGTCGGGCGCGTACCGAGCTGGAGCTGCGGCACGCCGTGCTGGTCGCCTTCGGCGCCACCCGCCGGGCCGGTGCGGTGGCCGCCGACGACCCGCAGGTGCGCGGCCTGCTGGAGGCGCAGACCCCGGCGATCGCCCTGGTCGCCAAGGCCGACCTGCGGCATGTCGAGCGGGCCCTGCGGACCACCGCCAAGGAGAACCTGGCGATGATCCACGACACGGTCACCCACCTGGTCGCCGAGGGCCGTCGGGTCTTCGTCGACGGGGAGCACTTCTACGACGGCTACCGCCACGATCCGGCGTACACCGCCTCCGTGGTGGAGACCGCCCTGGCCGCGGGCGCCGAGCGGTTCGTGCTCTGCGACACCAACGGCGGCATGCTGCCCTCGCAGGTCACCGCGGCCATCACCGACCTGACCGACCGCATCGGGGTGGCCCCCGAACTGCTCGGCATGCACGCCCAGAACGACACCGCCTGCGCGGTGGCCAACACCATCGCCGCCGTCGAGGCCGGGGTCCGCCACGTGCAGGGCACCGCCAACGGGTACGGCGAGCGGCCGGGCAACGCCGACATCTTCGCGGTCGTCGCGAACCTTCAACTCAAGCTCGGGCTGCCGGTCCTACCGGAGGGCTGCCTGGAGCAGATGGTGCGGGTCTCCCACGCCATCGCCGAGATCGCAAACATCGCCCCCGACACCCACCAGGCGTATGCAGGGGCCGCAGCCTTCGCTCACAAGGCGGGACTGCACGCGAGTGCGATCAAGGTGGATCCGCTGCTGTACAACCACATCGAACCCGAGGTGGTCGGCAACGACATGCGGATCCTGGTCACCGAGATGGCCGGCCGGGCCAGCATCGAGCTCAAGAGTCGTGAGCTCGGGCTGGATCTGGCCGGCCATCCGGAGGCCCTGTCCCGGGTCACCAACCGGGTCAAGGAACTGGAGGCCGGCGGCTGGTCCTTCGAGGCCGCGGACGCTTCCTTCGAGCTGCTGGTGCGCTCCGAGTTGCCGGGCGCCGCGGCGGTGCAGCCCTTCAACCTGGAGTCGTACCGGGTGCTGGTCGAGCACCGGGAGGACGGCGCGGTGGTCTCCGAGGCGACCGTGAAGATCCGGGTGGGCGGCGAACGGGTGATCGCCACGGCCGAGGGCAACGGCCCGGTCAACGCCCTGGACGAGGCGCTGCGGGTCGGTCTGGGCCGGCACTACCCGCAACTGCGGGACTTCGAGCTGGCCGACTACAAGGTGCGCATCCTGGAGGGCAGCCACGGCACCGGAGCGGTGACCCGGGTGCTGGTCGAGACCGCGAACGGCCGTGGCGGCGGCTGGACCACGGTGGGTGTGCACCCCAACGTGGTCGAGGCGAGCTGGCACGCCCTGGTCGACGCCCTGACCTACGGCCTGGGCCGGGGGTAA
- a CDS encoding PRC-barrel domain-containing protein: MDRLDPNNTHATPDPALRAVDQDVVTTGAPTSSFSPWSYRDEAGVAGTSLIGYKVEASDGSIGKIDSDSSEVDASYLVVDTGPWIFGKKVMLPAGTVNHVDHDEQKVYVDRTKDQIKAAPEYDDSINDPAYRDKLGGYYNDTYSATPPGGLR; this comes from the coding sequence ATGGACAGGCTCGACCCGAACAACACGCACGCCACGCCGGACCCGGCCCTGCGCGCCGTCGACCAGGACGTGGTCACCACCGGCGCCCCCACCAGCTCCTTCAGCCCCTGGAGCTACCGGGACGAGGCCGGGGTCGCCGGCACCAGCCTGATCGGCTACAAGGTCGAGGCCAGCGACGGCTCGATCGGCAAGATCGACAGTGACAGCAGCGAGGTCGACGCCAGCTACCTGGTGGTCGACACCGGCCCGTGGATCTTCGGCAAGAAGGTCATGCTGCCGGCCGGGACGGTCAACCACGTCGACCACGACGAGCAGAAGGTCTACGTCGACCGCACCAAGGACCAGATCAAGGCCGCGCCGGAGTACGACGACTCGATCAACGACCCGGCGTACCGGGACAAGCTCGGCGGGTACTACAACGACACCTACTCCGCCACCCCGCCCGGCGGCCTTCGCTGA
- a CDS encoding tyrosine-protein phosphatase, protein MDAIDDRRRIPFTAMFNFRDVGGYRGLDGRTVRSGRLYRSDSLHRMDGADLDAFRALGVRTVVDLRRPQEVQRDGRVPEIEGLDYQHIHPEHEEWGRQPYQPGSDLARYLADRYADLARTGTAGLAQAIGLIADSANAPVVVHCVAGKDRTGIVCGLTLAALGVDDAEIAADYALSTEASQRFVAWLATAYPHLPELPAPFVFSPAETMLTFLAEIREGHGSIDGYLRHAGVTDDQLAALRTHLLD, encoded by the coding sequence ATGGACGCGATCGACGACAGGCGCAGGATCCCCTTCACCGCGATGTTCAACTTCCGGGACGTGGGTGGCTACCGCGGCCTGGACGGGCGGACGGTGCGCTCCGGGCGGCTCTACCGCTCCGACTCCCTGCACCGGATGGACGGCGCGGACCTGGACGCCTTCCGCGCCCTGGGGGTACGCACGGTCGTCGACCTGCGCCGCCCCCAGGAGGTCCAACGCGACGGCCGGGTCCCCGAAATCGAGGGGCTCGACTACCAGCACATCCACCCCGAGCACGAGGAATGGGGCAGGCAGCCGTACCAGCCCGGCAGCGATCTGGCCCGCTACCTGGCCGACCGGTACGCCGACCTGGCCCGGACCGGGACCGCCGGGCTGGCCCAGGCCATCGGCCTGATCGCCGACAGCGCCAACGCCCCCGTGGTGGTGCACTGCGTGGCCGGCAAGGACCGCACCGGCATCGTCTGCGGCCTGACCCTGGCGGCCCTGGGTGTCGATGATGCCGAGATCGCCGCGGACTACGCGCTGAGCACGGAGGCCTCGCAGCGGTTCGTCGCCTGGCTCGCCACCGCCTACCCCCACCTGCCGGAACTTCCCGCCCCGTTCGTGTTCTCACCGGCGGAGACGATGCTGACCTTCCTGGCGGAGATCCGCGAGGGCCACGGCTCGATCGACGGCTACCTGCGGCACGCCGGGGTCACCGACGACCAACTCGCCGCCCTGCGCACCCACCTGCTCGACTGA
- a CDS encoding branched-chain amino acid aminotransferase: MSGGDKLEFEIRPNPAPVSAADRAALLANPGFGRVFTDHMAIIRYADGKGWYDARVEARGPIPMDPASAVLHYAQEIFEGMKAYRTVDGGVTMFRPYANAARFNTSATRMAMPTLPEQAFVDSLLRLIEIDREWIPEGEDGSLYLRPFMFASEVFLGVRPANEYLYVVIASPVGAYFSGGVKPVTVWVSPDYTRAAPGGTGAAKCGGNYAASLAAQAEAAEHGCEQVVFLDAVERRYVDELGGMNVFFVYDDGSVVTPPLTGTILPGITRESVLTLASAAGHSVQERPVSFDEWQADANSGRLREVFACGTAAVITPIGRVRYPEGEFTMGGGEPGPITMALRQQLVDLQRGNAPDPHNWVHRVL, from the coding sequence ATGAGCGGTGGTGACAAGCTCGAATTCGAGATCCGTCCGAATCCCGCGCCGGTATCCGCCGCCGACCGGGCCGCGCTGCTGGCCAACCCTGGATTCGGCCGGGTGTTCACCGACCACATGGCCATCATCCGCTACGCCGACGGCAAGGGCTGGTACGACGCCCGGGTCGAGGCCCGGGGGCCGATCCCGATGGATCCCGCCAGCGCGGTGCTGCACTACGCGCAGGAGATCTTCGAGGGGATGAAGGCGTACCGCACGGTCGACGGCGGGGTGACCATGTTCCGCCCGTACGCCAACGCGGCCCGGTTCAACACCTCCGCCACCCGGATGGCCATGCCGACCCTGCCGGAGCAGGCCTTCGTCGACTCGCTGCTGCGGCTGATCGAGATCGACCGGGAGTGGATCCCGGAGGGCGAGGACGGCAGCCTCTACCTGCGGCCCTTCATGTTCGCCAGTGAGGTCTTCCTCGGCGTCCGCCCGGCCAACGAGTACCTCTACGTGGTGATCGCCTCCCCGGTGGGGGCGTACTTCTCCGGCGGGGTCAAGCCGGTGACGGTCTGGGTGTCGCCGGACTACACCCGGGCCGCCCCGGGGGGCACCGGCGCGGCGAAGTGCGGCGGCAACTACGCGGCCTCCCTGGCCGCCCAGGCCGAGGCCGCCGAGCACGGTTGCGAGCAGGTGGTCTTCCTGGACGCGGTGGAGCGCCGGTACGTCGACGAGCTGGGCGGCATGAACGTCTTCTTCGTCTACGACGACGGCTCGGTGGTCACCCCGCCGCTGACCGGCACCATCCTGCCCGGCATTACCCGGGAGTCCGTGCTCACCCTGGCATCGGCGGCCGGTCATTCCGTGCAGGAGCGGCCGGTGAGCTTCGACGAGTGGCAGGCGGACGCGAACAGCGGCCGACTGCGCGAGGTCTTCGCCTGCGGCACCGCCGCGGTGATCACCCCCATCGGCCGGGTCCGGTACCCGGAGGGGGAGTTCACCATGGGCGGTGGTGAGCCGGGTCCGATCACGATGGCGTTGCGTCAGCAACTGGTCGACCTGCAGCGCGGCAACGCCCCCGACCCTCACAACTGGGTCCACCGCGTCCTCTGA